A genomic stretch from Desulfonatronospira thiodismutans ASO3-1 includes:
- the tuf gene encoding elongation factor Tu, which yields MGKSKFDRKKPHVNIGTIGHIDHGKTTLTAAITKVLSLKGSGQFVAFDKIDKAPEEKERGITIATAHVEYETPNRHYAHVDCPGHADYIKNMITGAAQMDGAVLVVAATDGPMPQTREHILLARQVGVPSLVVYLNKVDLVDDPELLELVELEVRELLSKYDFPGDDVPVVRGSALKALETDDPDSEDAKSIWEIVQACDDFIPEPKRDIDKPFLMPIEDVFSISGRGTVVTGRVERGIIKVGDEVEIVGMTDTRKTVCTGVEMFRKVLDQGQAGDNVGVLLRGIKRDDVERGQVLAAPKSIKPHRRFKAEVYILNKEEGGRHTPFFSGYRPQFYFRTTDVTGVVTLPDGVEMVMPGDNTTFDVDLIVPIAMDPGLRFAIREGGRTVGAGVVSEIVE from the coding sequence ATGGGAAAGTCTAAGTTTGACCGCAAGAAGCCGCACGTTAATATAGGTACCATAGGCCATATTGACCATGGCAAGACCACATTGACCGCAGCTATTACCAAAGTGCTTAGCTTGAAGGGCAGTGGTCAGTTTGTGGCGTTTGACAAGATAGACAAGGCTCCTGAGGAGAAGGAGCGCGGCATTACCATTGCAACCGCTCACGTGGAGTATGAGACGCCCAATCGTCACTATGCCCATGTGGATTGTCCCGGTCACGCTGACTATATCAAGAACATGATCACTGGTGCGGCTCAGATGGATGGAGCTGTTCTGGTTGTGGCAGCTACGGACGGACCCATGCCCCAGACTCGTGAGCATATTTTGCTGGCCCGCCAGGTGGGAGTGCCCAGTTTAGTTGTTTATCTGAACAAGGTGGATCTGGTTGATGATCCCGAGCTTCTGGAGCTGGTGGAGCTGGAGGTTCGCGAGCTTTTAAGCAAGTATGATTTTCCCGGTGATGATGTTCCGGTGGTTCGCGGCAGTGCCTTGAAGGCCCTGGAGACTGATGATCCGGACTCCGAGGATGCCAAGAGCATCTGGGAGATAGTGCAGGCCTGCGATGACTTTATTCCTGAGCCCAAGCGCGACATTGACAAGCCATTTCTTATGCCCATTGAGGACGTGTTTTCCATATCCGGTCGGGGTACAGTTGTTACCGGCCGAGTTGAGCGCGGCATCATCAAGGTTGGCGACGAGGTGGAGATAGTCGGAATGACTGATACCCGCAAGACTGTCTGCACTGGTGTGGAGATGTTTCGCAAGGTACTGGATCAGGGTCAGGCCGGTGATAACGTTGGGGTGCTTCTGCGTGGTATCAAGCGTGATGATGTTGAGCGTGGTCAGGTTCTGGCAGCGCCCAAGTCCATCAAGCCTCACCGTCGTTTCAAGGCTGAGGTGTATATATTGAACAAGGAAGAGGGTGGTCGTCATACCCCGTTTTTTTCCGGATACCGTCCGCAGTTTTATTTCCGGACCACTGATGTGACCGGTGTAGTGACATTGCCGGACGGAGTGGAGATGGTCATGCCCGGGGACAACACGACTTTTGATGTGGATCTGATAGTTCCGATAGCCATGGATCCGGGCCTGAGGTTCGCCATCCGCGAGGGCGGACGCACCGTGGGCGCAGGCGTGGTCTCGGAAATCGTGGAGTAA
- a CDS encoding Mrp/NBP35 family ATP-binding protein — translation MIQEGRQGCNPGEAGHSADSRQSRSQEELLSSVLSRIRYKIFIMSGKGGVGKSSVAVNLAAALAAEGNRTGLLDVDIHGPSVPRLLGITGLLEVGNQSLIEPKRYNERLSVMSMESLLKDPDQAILWKGPMKTSAIRQFISNVRWGDLDYLVVDSPPGTGDEPMTVLKTIPDALCIVVTTPQEVSLADVRKAVNFLQYAKANILGLVENMSGMVCPHCSKDIALFKAGGGRALATRYGIDFLGSIPLDPASIDAAEKGTPVVLSSKPSPAKDAHARLAAKVDKAAKDSLEAVSTSHKF, via the coding sequence ATGATCCAGGAGGGCAGACAAGGTTGTAACCCGGGCGAGGCCGGGCACAGTGCAGATTCCCGCCAGAGCAGATCACAGGAAGAGCTCTTAAGTTCCGTTCTTTCCAGGATCAGGTACAAGATTTTTATTATGAGCGGCAAAGGCGGGGTGGGCAAGAGTTCTGTAGCGGTCAATCTGGCAGCTGCACTGGCCGCTGAAGGCAACAGGACCGGGCTTCTTGATGTGGATATTCATGGTCCAAGCGTGCCCCGCCTCCTTGGAATCACCGGACTTCTTGAGGTGGGCAATCAAAGCCTTATAGAGCCCAAAAGATACAATGAGCGTCTATCGGTGATGTCCATGGAATCTCTTCTGAAGGACCCAGACCAGGCCATACTCTGGAAGGGCCCCATGAAGACGTCCGCTATCAGGCAGTTTATCTCCAATGTGCGGTGGGGAGATCTGGACTACCTGGTGGTTGACTCGCCTCCGGGAACCGGCGATGAGCCCATGACGGTTCTCAAGACCATTCCCGACGCCCTGTGCATTGTGGTCACCACGCCCCAGGAAGTGTCCCTGGCGGATGTGCGCAAGGCGGTCAACTTTCTGCAGTACGCCAAAGCCAATATCCTGGGCCTGGTGGAAAACATGAGCGGCATGGTCTGCCCACACTGCAGCAAAGACATCGCCCTGTTCAAGGCCGGAGGAGGCAGGGCGCTGGCGACGAGGTACGGAATTGATTTTCTTGGCTCTATTCCCCTTGACCCGGCCAGCATCGATGCTGCTGAAAAGGGCACGCCCGTGGTTTTGAGCAGCAAACCATCCCCGGCAAAAGATGCTCATGCCCGGCTGGCCGCTAAAGTGGACAAGGCGGCCAAAGACAGCCTGGAGGCGGTGTCCACTTCGCACAAGTTTTAA
- the rplA gene encoding 50S ribosomal protein L1 — protein sequence MPKRGKRYIESRKNVDTTERLPVDDAVRMAIEASFARFDETVDVAVRLGVNPKHADQMVRGACSLPHGLGKDVRVVAFCKGEKENEALEAGADAAGGEELVEKIRGGWLEFDKAVATPDMMAQVGKIGRVLGPRGLMPNAKTGTVTFDLANTIKELKAGKVDFKVDRTGIIHAPLGKVSFGPDKIRDNLKALVETLQKLKPATAKGTYFRGLALSTTMGPGVKVDSTSLRGLLK from the coding sequence ATGCCAAAACGCGGAAAAAGATATATTGAATCCAGAAAGAATGTTGATACCACCGAGAGGCTTCCTGTGGACGATGCTGTGCGCATGGCCATTGAGGCTTCCTTTGCCAGATTTGACGAGACTGTGGACGTAGCGGTCAGGCTCGGCGTAAACCCCAAGCATGCAGACCAGATGGTTCGTGGAGCATGCAGCCTGCCCCACGGCCTGGGCAAGGATGTACGCGTGGTTGCTTTCTGCAAGGGTGAAAAGGAAAATGAAGCCCTTGAAGCCGGTGCTGATGCTGCCGGCGGAGAAGAGCTGGTGGAAAAAATCAGGGGCGGCTGGCTGGAATTTGACAAGGCAGTGGCTACGCCGGACATGATGGCCCAGGTGGGCAAGATCGGCAGGGTGCTGGGCCCCAGAGGACTTATGCCCAACGCCAAGACAGGCACGGTAACCTTTGACCTGGCCAATACCATCAAAGAGCTCAAAGCGGGCAAGGTAGACTTCAAGGTCGACCGTACAGGCATCATTCATGCTCCGCTGGGCAAAGTGTCTTTCGGCCCGGACAAGATCAGAGACAATCTGAAGGCCCTGGTGGAAACCCTGCAAAAACTCAAGCCCGCAACTGCCAAGGGCACTTATTTCAGAGGACTGGCCCTGTCCACAACAATGGGGCCTGGGGTGAAGGTTGACTCAACCAGTCTCAGAGGCCTGCTGAAATAA
- the nusG gene encoding transcription termination/antitermination protein NusG, whose translation MEETAQKPRWYIIHTYSGYEQRVERTIKEMMRTGQDKGLIEEIVVPTEQVVELVKGQKKTSTRKFFPGYVLVKMVFNDESWHLIQSIPKVTGFIGSKNKPSPITDAEADKILSTVQSRKEQPRPKFHFARGDEIRVVDGPFANFNGVVEDVNYDKGKLKVSVSIFGRQTPVELDFVQVSKS comes from the coding sequence ATGGAAGAAACAGCTCAAAAACCCAGATGGTATATCATACATACCTATTCCGGCTATGAACAGCGGGTGGAGCGTACCATCAAAGAAATGATGCGCACCGGCCAGGACAAGGGGCTCATTGAAGAAATCGTGGTTCCCACTGAGCAGGTCGTGGAACTGGTAAAGGGCCAGAAAAAGACCTCAACCCGCAAGTTTTTTCCCGGGTATGTGCTGGTAAAGATGGTCTTCAACGACGAATCCTGGCATCTTATTCAATCCATTCCCAAAGTCACCGGGTTTATCGGCAGCAAAAACAAGCCTTCTCCCATTACGGATGCAGAGGCGGATAAAATCCTGTCCACTGTGCAGTCCAGAAAAGAGCAGCCGAGACCCAAGTTTCACTTTGCCCGGGGCGACGAGATCAGGGTTGTCGATGGTCCCTTCGCCAACTTCAACGGCGTGGTAGAAGATGTAAATTACGACAAAGGAAAACTCAAGGTTTCTGTGTCCATATTCGGCAGACAGACTCCGGTTGAGCTGGATTTTGTACAGGTATCCAAAAGCTGA
- the rplL gene encoding 50S ribosomal protein L7/L12, with translation MSDITKEQVIDFISNMTVLELSEFIKELEDKFGVSAAAPVAAMAAAPAAGGGEAAAEEEEQTEFDVVLKDVGSNKIGVIKAVRALTNLGLKEAKAKVDELPSPIKEAVSKDDAAEAKKQLEEAGATVEVK, from the coding sequence ATGTCTGATATTACCAAGGAACAAGTGATCGATTTTATTTCCAATATGACCGTTCTGGAGCTCTCGGAGTTCATTAAAGAGCTTGAAGACAAGTTCGGCGTGTCTGCTGCAGCTCCCGTGGCCGCCATGGCCGCCGCCCCGGCAGCCGGTGGAGGCGAGGCCGCAGCGGAAGAGGAAGAGCAGACAGAATTCGACGTAGTTCTCAAGGATGTAGGGTCCAACAAGATTGGAGTGATCAAGGCTGTCAGGGCCCTTACAAACCTTGGACTCAAGGAAGCCAAGGCAAAGGTTGACGAACTGCCCTCCCCCATTAAAGAGGCCGTGTCCAAGGATGATGCAGCAGAAGCAAAGAAACAACTGGAAGAAGCCGGCGCAACTGTTGAAGTTAAATAA
- the rplJ gene encoding 50S ribosomal protein L10: protein MHRDDKGKIIQDLHQQANKAVIAVVTDFQGMKVEEMTQLRRTLRDKNIEFRVVKNTLARIAFEETPHADVKDRFKDCCAIAFGYDDPVTAAKVLVDFEKKSKKFKTRFASLEGRYLEADSMKELSELPSREELLGKMLGTMNAVPTNFVSLFANLIRNMMNALEAIKEQKETS from the coding sequence CTGCACAGAGACGACAAGGGCAAAATCATTCAGGATCTGCATCAGCAGGCAAACAAGGCGGTCATAGCCGTGGTCACCGACTTTCAGGGCATGAAGGTCGAAGAAATGACCCAGCTTCGCCGTACCTTGAGGGACAAAAACATAGAGTTCAGGGTGGTGAAAAACACCTTGGCCAGGATAGCTTTTGAAGAGACCCCTCATGCTGATGTTAAAGACAGGTTCAAGGACTGCTGCGCCATAGCCTTCGGCTATGACGATCCGGTGACAGCGGCCAAGGTCCTGGTTGATTTTGAAAAAAAGAGCAAGAAGTTCAAAACCCGCTTTGCCAGCCTGGAGGGCAGGTACCTGGAAGCAGACTCCATGAAGGAGCTTTCAGAACTTCCCAGCCGTGAAGAGCTGCTGGGCAAAATGCTGGGGACAATGAACGCGGTGCCTACCAATTTTGTTTCCCTGTTCGCCAATCTCATTCGCAATATGATGAATGCACTTGAGGCAATAAAAGAACAGAAGGAAACCAGTTAA
- a CDS encoding protein-L-isoaspartate(D-aspartate) O-methyltransferase, with the protein MVREQIEARGIKDEEVLRAMRRVPRHMFVDEALQAQAYADHPLPIGHGQTISQPYVVAMMSAMLEVKPGMKVLEIGTGSGYQAAVLAEMGADVYTVERIKALYQAARQRFNQLKYLYVKTKLDDGTAGWPEQAPFDRILVTAGGPEVPAPLMEQLDDPGILVIPVGESKRHQQLLRVIKDRGEIKRENMGSVAFVDLVGKFGW; encoded by the coding sequence ATGGTCCGGGAACAGATAGAGGCCCGTGGAATCAAGGATGAAGAAGTGCTGCGGGCCATGCGCAGGGTTCCCAGGCATATGTTTGTGGACGAGGCCCTGCAGGCGCAGGCATATGCGGACCATCCCCTGCCCATCGGCCATGGGCAGACTATATCCCAGCCCTACGTGGTGGCCATGATGAGCGCCATGCTCGAGGTGAAGCCGGGAATGAAGGTGCTGGAAATCGGCACCGGATCGGGCTACCAGGCTGCAGTCCTTGCGGAGATGGGAGCAGATGTCTATACTGTGGAAAGGATCAAGGCCCTTTATCAGGCAGCCAGACAGCGTTTCAACCAGCTGAAATATTTATATGTGAAAACCAAGCTGGATGACGGGACAGCAGGATGGCCCGAACAGGCCCCTTTCGACCGTATCCTGGTGACCGCAGGAGGGCCTGAGGTGCCCGCCCCTTTGATGGAACAGCTTGATGATCCCGGAATACTGGTCATACCGGTGGGTGAAAGCAAGAGGCACCAGCAGTTGCTGCGTGTTATTAAAGACAGGGGGGAAATAAAAAGGGAAAATATGGGCAGTGTGGCCTTTGTAGACCTGGTGGGCAAGTTCGGCTGGTAG
- the rpmG gene encoding 50S ribosomal protein L33 → MRVNILLSCSGCKRRNYATCKNKKNTTSKLELKKFCAFCGKHLPHKESK, encoded by the coding sequence ATGCGTGTAAATATCCTGCTTTCATGCAGCGGGTGCAAGCGAAGGAATTATGCTACCTGCAAAAACAAAAAGAACACAACCTCCAAGCTGGAGTTGAAAAAGTTCTGCGCGTTCTGCGGCAAACACCTGCCGCACAAGGAAAGCAAGTAG
- the secE gene encoding preprotein translocase subunit SecE: protein MTKKKKKETTEPQGNLQAKYEHTKEYLEEVKGELKKVTWPTRKETLSTALAVVALVIIVSIYLGIADFIFSRLVALILP, encoded by the coding sequence ATGACCAAAAAAAAGAAAAAAGAAACAACAGAGCCGCAAGGAAATCTCCAAGCCAAGTATGAGCACACCAAAGAGTACCTGGAAGAGGTCAAGGGAGAACTGAAAAAAGTCACCTGGCCCACCCGCAAGGAGACTTTGAGTACAGCTCTGGCAGTTGTTGCCTTGGTTATTATCGTGTCCATATATCTGGGGATTGCGGATTTTATATTTTCCAGACTGGTAGCGCTCATTCTTCCATAA
- the rplK gene encoding 50S ribosomal protein L11, whose amino-acid sequence MAKKVKAKIKLQIPGGAANPSPPVGPALGQHGVNIMEFCKAFNAKTQEDKGMIIPVVITVYQDRSFTFITKTPPAPVLLKKAAKLDKGTGEAKKVKVGKVTQDQVDEIARVKMPDLTASDMKAARKTIVGTAKSMGIEVEK is encoded by the coding sequence ATGGCCAAAAAAGTAAAGGCGAAAATCAAATTGCAGATTCCTGGTGGAGCAGCGAATCCATCACCTCCGGTTGGACCGGCTCTGGGACAGCACGGCGTAAATATCATGGAATTCTGTAAGGCGTTCAACGCCAAGACCCAGGAAGACAAAGGAATGATAATTCCTGTGGTCATAACCGTGTACCAGGACAGGTCTTTCACATTCATCACCAAGACCCCCCCGGCTCCGGTGCTGCTCAAGAAGGCGGCAAAGCTGGACAAGGGGACTGGAGAGGCTAAAAAGGTAAAAGTGGGTAAAGTAACCCAGGATCAGGTGGACGAGATAGCCAGGGTCAAGATGCCTGATCTTACTGCCAGTGATATGAAAGCCGCCAGGAAAACCATTGTTGGTACTGCAAAAAGCATGGGCATTGAAGTAGAAAAGTAA
- a CDS encoding ParA family protein, with protein sequence MSRVISFSNYKGGVGKTTSVVNTAHILVLQGYKVLVVDLDPQGNSTLTLSRSNPFEHEYSVGNLLADRDLATEKCLVHTPYNVDLIPANLNTYSLVAGLPANSAKRIFGLKNRLAELAETGRKHDYILVDCPPQIEGALITNAIAASDYYILPIEGESVYALQGVGHLMQAMEAIREDSNSGIRLLGALITMFDGRTTAGKTVREAIEQYFQDLLFKSVVRRNTAINKANLSNRCVCDMEPRSAGCLDYMAFAREMVARLDQMQKH encoded by the coding sequence ATGAGCAGGGTGATTTCCTTTTCCAACTACAAAGGGGGCGTAGGAAAGACCACCAGCGTGGTCAATACGGCCCATATCCTTGTTCTGCAGGGATACAAAGTGCTGGTTGTCGACCTCGACCCGCAGGGCAACTCCACCTTGACCCTGAGCCGCAGCAATCCATTTGAACACGAATATTCCGTGGGCAACCTTCTGGCTGACCGGGATCTTGCCACTGAAAAGTGCCTGGTGCACACCCCTTACAATGTTGACCTCATCCCGGCCAACCTGAATACCTACTCCCTTGTGGCAGGGCTGCCTGCCAACTCCGCCAAGCGCATTTTCGGCCTGAAAAACAGGCTTGCAGAGCTTGCAGAAACGGGCCGCAAACACGATTATATCCTTGTGGACTGCCCCCCGCAGATAGAAGGAGCCCTTATAACCAACGCCATTGCCGCTTCCGACTATTACATACTTCCCATAGAAGGTGAATCAGTATATGCCCTGCAGGGCGTGGGACATCTCATGCAGGCCATGGAGGCCATCCGGGAGGACAGCAACTCCGGCATCCGACTGCTGGGTGCCCTGATTACCATGTTCGACGGGCGGACTACAGCAGGCAAAACCGTACGCGAAGCCATTGAGCAATATTTTCAGGACCTGCTTTTCAAAAGTGTTGTCCGGAGGAATACAGCCATCAACAAGGCCAATCTGAGCAACAGGTGCGTGTGTGATATGGAGCCAAGGTCAGCAGGATGCCTGGATTATATGGCCTTTGCCCGGGAAATGGTGGCCAGGCTGGATCAGATGCAAAAGCATTAA
- a CDS encoding CBS domain-containing protein, giving the protein MLTVKDLMTRDIFTLQATDNLALARSLMDLARIRHIPIVDHDMCFTGLITHRDILSATVSKLAGVDSQTQEELDMGIPVQEIMNTRVKTIHPDDNLRDAASLLLEHKYGCLPVVMDDKLVGILTEADFLSLTISLMDALGEDHELP; this is encoded by the coding sequence ATGCTTACTGTAAAGGATCTCATGACCCGGGACATTTTTACTCTGCAGGCAACGGACAACCTGGCCCTGGCCAGGTCTCTCATGGACCTGGCGCGCATCAGGCATATACCCATTGTGGATCATGACATGTGTTTTACAGGTCTGATCACCCACCGTGATATACTTTCAGCCACTGTTTCCAAACTGGCAGGAGTGGACTCTCAGACCCAGGAAGAGCTGGATATGGGTATTCCGGTTCAGGAAATCATGAACACCAGGGTCAAGACCATTCACCCCGATGACAACCTCAGGGATGCCGCAAGCTTGCTCCTGGAGCACAAGTACGGCTGCCTGCCGGTGGTGATGGATGATAAACTGGTGGGTATCCTCACTGAGGCAGACTTCCTGAGCCTGACCATAAGCCTCATGGACGCCCTGGGCGAGGATCATGAGCTGCCCTGA
- a CDS encoding NlpC/P60 family protein: MLKQLPGILNLLLIFVLLCACAPREPAPDHPPPKKKLDSMQYSIQAGAFSVLDNAVSLMENLKQQGLEAYYFKDEDGLYKVRVGNFSDFQQAGQKAQDLRRQGVLQEYFVVDPQSYPSARAVEKGTDYVRSRLVETAREFIGVPYKWGGSSPDSGFDCSGLTMVVYRHNGLDLPRVAARQYQAGTPVPRDSLQKGDLIFFDTRDKGKVTHVGIYIGNGRFIHAPSSGRDVTRASLSSPYFRNRYLGARSYL; this comes from the coding sequence ATGCTGAAACAGCTTCCTGGTATTCTCAACCTGCTGCTGATATTTGTCCTGCTTTGCGCCTGCGCGCCGAGGGAACCTGCACCGGATCATCCTCCACCGAAAAAAAAGCTGGACAGTATGCAGTACAGCATCCAGGCCGGAGCGTTTTCTGTTCTGGACAATGCTGTATCCCTTATGGAAAACCTGAAGCAGCAGGGTCTGGAAGCCTATTACTTTAAGGACGAAGACGGTCTGTATAAAGTCCGTGTGGGCAATTTTTCAGACTTCCAGCAGGCAGGACAAAAGGCCCAGGACCTCAGGAGACAGGGTGTATTGCAGGAATACTTTGTTGTGGATCCACAAAGCTATCCTTCAGCCCGGGCAGTTGAAAAAGGCACCGACTACGTCCGCAGCCGGCTGGTGGAGACAGCCCGGGAGTTCATCGGTGTGCCTTACAAGTGGGGAGGGTCGTCCCCGGATTCCGGGTTTGACTGCAGCGGACTGACCATGGTGGTTTACCGCCACAACGGCCTGGATCTTCCCAGGGTGGCAGCCAGGCAGTACCAGGCAGGCACCCCTGTACCCCGGGACTCCCTGCAAAAGGGAGACCTGATATTCTTCGACACCCGGGACAAGGGCAAGGTGACCCATGTTGGCATCTATATCGGTAACGGCCGATTCATTCACGCCCCTTCCAGCGGGCGCGACGTCACCAGGGCCAGCCTTTCTTCTCCCTATTTCCGCAACCGTTACCTGGGAGCCAGGTCTTATCTATAG
- the wrbA gene encoding NAD(P)H:quinone oxidoreductase, protein MIIKVVFYSMYGHVLAMARAAAQGASRVAGARVDLRRVPETLSSDILEKMGALEAAKEMQDIPVCTVEELEEAQGIIFGTPTRFGNMCGQMRQFLDGTGSLWARGALVGKAGSVFTSSATQHGGQESTLLSFHTTLLHHGMVVVGLPYTFQGQMGTQEVTGGSPYGASTIADSDGSRMPSQNELDAAMFQGGHVAGIAARLA, encoded by the coding sequence ATGATTATAAAAGTTGTTTTTTATTCCATGTACGGCCATGTTCTGGCTATGGCCCGGGCCGCGGCCCAGGGGGCATCCAGGGTTGCCGGAGCCCGGGTTGATCTTAGAAGGGTGCCTGAAACCTTGAGCAGCGACATCCTGGAAAAAATGGGAGCCCTCGAAGCCGCAAAAGAGATGCAGGATATACCGGTATGTACGGTGGAGGAGCTGGAAGAAGCCCAGGGCATCATATTCGGGACGCCCACTCGATTTGGAAATATGTGCGGGCAGATGCGCCAGTTTCTGGACGGTACCGGGAGTCTGTGGGCCAGGGGTGCTCTGGTGGGCAAGGCTGGAAGTGTTTTCACCAGCAGCGCCACTCAGCATGGCGGGCAGGAGTCCACCCTGCTCAGTTTTCACACTACCCTTCTGCATCACGGCATGGTTGTGGTTGGACTGCCGTATACCTTCCAGGGGCAGATGGGCACTCAGGAAGTCACCGGCGGATCACCTTACGGAGCATCTACTATCGCAGACAGCGATGGTTCGCGGATGCCCAGTCAAAACGAACTGGACGCAGCCATGTTTCAGGGCGGGCATGTAGCCGGCATTGCGGCCAGGCTGGCCTGA
- a CDS encoding CCA tRNA nucleotidyltransferase, producing the protein MSPHNLHHPFSGSHAPCSPAAHSLSSLPDHPEIAAALDVIRIMKTLGFTALMVGGAVRDILLERPVRDVDLASDMPLESLRKHFRAFETGRSRLFHTLCIVHQGQHLETTLFRTKHSLPAERPDQEDTKHSLFLQDARHRDFTINAMALDEQLDLLDPFHGKKDLDRGLIRAVENPRERITEDPLRMLRAARLACELDFEIEEKTALSISGLARDISDVAPERLGREILKMASLSGPRFARGIRLLDRLGLLPVVLPEVDALKGLYHDPRHHPEGDVFIHTLRAIQCNDLAHDSLNMALLAHDLGKTDIAARHPGTGFYRGHDRAAEYIIRQMGQRLRLPGRITRAMQAVAANHMRMHGLDEMRPSKILEMVEHPHWALLARASVCDHAARGKEHGKLQQKKIALALKKIRPLLNEATGKTRPVITGNQVMQAAGIPPGPMVGRIIRETTAWARDNGIQDQNLILDYARNLAQELQKENTRS; encoded by the coding sequence ATGTCCCCTCACAATCTTCATCATCCATTTTCAGGCTCCCATGCCCCGTGCAGCCCTGCCGCCCACAGCCTTTCCAGCCTTCCTGACCATCCGGAAATAGCCGCGGCCTTAGATGTAATACGCATCATGAAAACTCTGGGCTTCACTGCTCTCATGGTTGGCGGAGCAGTCCGGGACATTCTCCTTGAACGCCCGGTCAGGGACGTGGACCTGGCCTCGGATATGCCTTTAGAGAGCCTGCGTAAACATTTCAGGGCCTTTGAGACAGGCAGGAGCCGCCTTTTTCATACCCTGTGCATAGTCCATCAGGGGCAGCATCTGGAAACCACTCTTTTCAGAACAAAACATTCTCTGCCCGCTGAAAGACCAGACCAGGAAGATACAAAGCACAGCCTGTTTTTACAGGACGCCCGGCACCGGGATTTCACCATAAACGCCATGGCCCTGGATGAACAGCTGGACCTGCTGGATCCCTTCCACGGCAAAAAGGATCTGGACCGGGGACTGATCCGGGCGGTGGAAAATCCCCGGGAACGTATAACCGAAGACCCCCTGCGCATGCTCAGGGCGGCTCGCCTTGCCTGTGAACTGGATTTTGAAATAGAGGAGAAAACAGCTCTGAGCATATCCGGGTTGGCCCGGGATATATCCGACGTGGCCCCGGAAAGGCTGGGGCGGGAAATACTGAAAATGGCCTCCCTGAGCGGACCGCGGTTCGCAAGAGGCATCAGGCTCCTGGACCGGCTGGGGCTGCTGCCGGTCGTGCTGCCCGAGGTTGACGCCCTCAAGGGACTCTACCATGACCCCAGGCATCATCCGGAAGGTGATGTATTCATACACACACTAAGAGCCATCCAGTGCAATGACCTTGCTCATGACTCCCTGAATATGGCTTTGCTGGCCCATGACCTGGGCAAGACGGACATTGCCGCCCGGCACCCCGGCACGGGCTTCTACCGCGGTCATGACCGCGCCGCGGAATATATAATCCGGCAAATGGGCCAAAGGCTGAGGCTTCCAGGGAGGATAACCAGGGCCATGCAGGCAGTGGCTGCTAACCACATGCGCATGCATGGTCTTGATGAAATGCGGCCATCGAAAATCCTGGAGATGGTTGAGCACCCCCACTGGGCCCTTCTGGCCAGGGCCTCCGTCTGCGATCATGCAGCCCGGGGGAAAGAGCACGGGAAGTTACAGCAGAAAAAAATTGCGCTTGCCCTGAAAAAAATCAGGCCCTTGCTGAATGAAGCCACCGGGAAAACCAGGCCGGTTATAACCGGCAACCAGGTCATGCAGGCCGCCGGGATCCCCCCGGGGCCCATGGTGGGAAGGATTATCCGGGAAACCACAGCCTGGGCCAGGGACAACGGTATACAGGATCAAAACCTGATACTTGATTACGCCAGAAATCTGGCCCAGGAACTACAAAAGGAAAACACCCGCTCCTGA